TCGACGGTGTCGGCCTGGCCGAGTTCGTCGAAGGCCATCACGACGGCGCCGGCGCCGTAGTCCCGGATCCGGCGGGCCTGGGCGAGGAACGACTCCTCGCCCTCCTTGAGGCTGATCGAGTTGACCACGCCCTTGCCCTGTACGCAGCGGAGTCCGGCCTCCAGCACGCTCCACCGGGAGCTGTCGACCATGACGGGGATCCGGGCGACCTCCGGCTCGGTCGCGATCAGGTTCAGGAAGGTGGTCATCGCCCGCTCGCTGTCGAGCAGGTCGGCGTCCATGTTGACGTCGAGGATGTTGGCGCCGCCGCGTACCTGCTCCAGGGCGACGTCGACCGCGCCCTGGTGGTCGCCGGCCTCGATCAGCCGGCGGAACCGGGCCGAGCCGGTGACGTTGGTCCGCTCGCCGATCATCACGAAGCCGGTGTCCGGGCCGATCACGAAGGGCTCCAGCCCGCTGAACCGGGTCTGGACCGGCGGCGCCGGCACCGGGCGGATCGGCTTTCCGGCGACGGCGGTCGCGATCTGCGCGATGTGCTCGGGGCTGGTGCCGCAGCAGCCGCCGACGATGTTGACCATGCCGTCGTCGACGAACTCGCGGAGCAGCCGGCTGGTCTCCTCGGGCTGCTGGTCGTAGCCGCCGAAGGCGTTCGGCAGCCCGGCGTTGGGATGGCAGGCGACGTAGGTGTTGGCGAGCCGGGCGAGGTCGGCGACGTGCGGGCGCACCTCGGTGGCGCCGAGCGCGCAGTTGACCCCGACCACCAGCGGCTCGGCGTGCTCGATCGAACTCCAGAACGCCTCGACGGTCTGCCCGGACAGCGTCCGGCCGCTCAGGTCGACGATGGTCACGGAGATCCACAACGGCAGCTCGGGTGCGACCTCGCGGGCGGCGGCGATCGCGGCCTTCGCGTTCAGCGTGTCGAAGATCGTTTCGATCAGCAGCAGGTCGACCCCGCCCTCGGCGAGGGCCCGGATCTGCTCGGCGTACGTGTCGCGGACCTGGTCGAACGACACCCTCCGGTACGCCGGGTCCTCCACCCGGGGCGAGAGCGAGAGGGTCACGTTCAGCGGGCCGACCGAGCCGGCGACGAACCGGCCGCCCAGCTCGTCGGCGGCCTGCCGGGCCAGTTGGGCGCCGCGCAGGTTCATCTCCCGGACCAGCGGTTCGAGGCCGTAGTCCGCCTGCGCGATGCTCGTCGCGGTGAAGGTGTTCGTCGTGGTGATGTCCGCGCCGGCCGCCAGGTAGCGCCGGTGTACGTCGAGGATGACGTCGGGCCGGGTCAGGTTGAGCAGATCCGGGTCGCCGGTCACGTCGTGCGAGTGGTCCGGCAGCAGCTCGCCCCGGTAGTCGGCCGGGGTGAGCCCGGCACCCTGCAACATCGTGCCCCAGGCCCCGTCCAGCACGGCGACGCGCTGGTCCAGCAGCTCCCGGAACGCTCGGATGCGCGACGGGCGATCGTCGACCCGACTGGAAGACGTATCCATGGCCACCTCCGCTGATGAACGGAGGCGCCCTTGCGTCTGGAACGAACAGCCAGATCGAGCGTGGCGGGCATCTTCGCCCGTTGCAGCGCCTCTCGACCCGAGGATCGAGAATACCGGATCGGGCGGCGCCAAGTGGAAACTCCCGCCCGCCGTGGGACGGAGAGTCGTCGGACCCCGACACATTCGACCCGACGGGCGTGCGCTGTCACGCAGGTCAGATCCATCGCCGGGGTCGGGACGGGGGCGACTTGACCTGAAGCGGGGTTCAGGTCGCAGGCTGATCGCCCGACAGGAAATCGCCCGACAGGAAGGAGTCGACTCCGATGATCGACCCGAAGGCCCAGCTGCGAATTGCCCGACCCAGTCGTGATCTTGCGGCGGCGGAACGCTTCTACCTGGACGGGCTGGGGCTGACGCTGCTCTACCGCGCCACGGCCGGCGGCCCGGGCGAGCACGACCTGCTGATGCTCGGCTGGCCGGAGGCGGGCTGGCATCTGGAACTCGTCGGCGGCGCGACTCTCAACGAGGTGCCGACACCGACCGCCGAGGACCTGCTGGTGCTCTACCTCTCCGGCCCGGTCGACGACACGCTGGTGACCCGCCTCGAACAGGCCGGCGGGCGTCGGGTGTCCCAGGGGCCGTACTGGGACCGTTGGGGGGTCACGGTCGAGGATCCGGACGGCTACCGGCTCGTCCTGTCCAGCCGCTCGTGGTCGAACGCCGACTGAATCCGCCTCAGCGGTCGTCGTCGAGCTGGGCGGCTCGGCTGTTCAGGTAACGCTGCTGCGGCAGGCTGGTCGTACGCCGGGCCGCCGCCGCGTACGCCGTCCGGGCCGCCGCCGGGTCGCCGGCCAGCTCCAGCAGGTGCGCGCGGACCGCGTACATCCGGTGGTCCTCGGCGATCCGGTCGTCGGATCCGAGCTTGGTCAGCAGGTCGAGTCCGGCGGTCGGCCCGGCTG
The nucleotide sequence above comes from Plantactinospora soyae. Encoded proteins:
- a CDS encoding VOC family protein, with translation MIDPKAQLRIARPSRDLAAAERFYLDGLGLTLLYRATAGGPGEHDLLMLGWPEAGWHLELVGGATLNEVPTPTAEDLLVLYLSGPVDDTLVTRLEQAGGRRVSQGPYWDRWGVTVEDPDGYRLVLSSRSWSNAD